GGGGCCGCTGGTGGCTCAGGCGCCGGTCGGTGCCCTGCGGCCGCTGCTCAACAACGGCACCGTGAAGCACGTCGGCGAAGCGGTGGCGATGGTCGTGGCCGAAGATCCGTACGTGGCCCGTGACGCCGCCGATGCGGTCGATGTCGACTACGACGCTCTGGCAGCCGTGGTGGACCTGAAGCACTCGCTCAGCGACGAGGCGCTTGTCCACGAGGACATGGAGTCGAACACCCTGGTTTCCTGGACGGGCCCGTTCGGCGCGGACGCCGATGCCCTGGCGGCCGTCAAGGCGGGTATCGATGCGGAGAAGTCCAGGGACGATGTGGTGGTGGTCTCCCAGGAGATGATCAACCAGCGGCTCATACCGGTTCCGATCGAGCCCCGCTCGGTCATGGCCGACTACCAGGCGGGCTACGGACGCTTTGACGTCTACTCGTCCACCCAGATCCCGTCGGCGCTCGCCGGGGCCATCGGCAAGTACTTCGGTCTGGCCCTCAACCAGGTGACCGTCAAGGCGATGGAGGTGGGCGGCGGTTTCGGCTGCAAGCTCAACGTCTACAACGACGAGGTGCTCGTGGCCTTCGCCTCCAAGCAGCTGGGATGCCCGGTCAAGTGGACCGAGACCCGCCGCGAGGCGGCCAACTCGACCATCCAGGGACGGGGCTGGATAGCTACCGCCACCATGACCGGCACGACCGACGGTGAGATTCTCGGATTCGAGTTGGAAGGCATCGCCGACATGGGCGCCTACTCCCAGAACTTCACCGTCGCCATCCCGTTCCTCGGGGTGTTCGTCGGGTCGGGCCAGTACTCCTTCCCCACTCATTGGAAGATGGACTGCGTCACCACCCACACGATGACCACCGACGCCTACCGGGGCGCCGGCCGGCCGGAGGCCGCCTACTACCTGGAGCGGATCCTCGACATGTACTCGAGGAAGATCGGGGTGGATCCGGCGGAGGTGCGGCGCAAGAACTACATCCCGGCGAGCGAGTTCCCGGGGGCGGTGTCGCCGATGGGGTTCCCCATGGATACGGGGGACTACGAGACCAACCTGGATGCCGCCCTCGAGTCGGCCGGCTGGTCCGGCCTGCTGGCCGAGCGGGACGCCGCGCGCGCCGAGGGACGCCACGTCGGGGTCGGGATCGCCACCTATGTCGAGGTATGCGGATTCGGACCCTCGGGCCTGGTGGACCTCGGCTTCTCGTGGGCCGAGTACCAGATGCCGTCGGCGTTCAACGGCTCAAGCCTGGTGAGAGTGCATCCGGACGGGTCGGCCACCGTGTCGATCGGAACCGGACCCTCCGGCCAGGGCCACCAGACGACCTGGGCACAGATAGTCGGAGACGGCCTCGGAATGGATGTCGACCGGATCCGGGTGATCCACGGCGACACCGAGGAGTCCCCGCCCAGCATCGGCACGTTCGGGTCCAGGTCCGCAGCTGTGGACGGTTCCGCCTGCTACGAGGCCACCCAGAAGGTCCAGGCCAAGGCGGCCAGAATCGCGGCTCACCTGCTCGAAGCATCCGAGGATGACATCGAGTTCGCCGACGGAGGCGCCCATGTGGCGGGGACCGACAGTTCGGTCAGTTGGGGCGAGATCGCCAAGACCGCCTACCAGCCTCATCTCCTGCCGGAAGGTATGGAGGGCGGATTGGAGGCGCACGCCATCTTCAGCCCCGGCAACGCCACCTGGCCGTTCGGCACGCACATCGCCATGGTGGAGGTCGATGCCGATACCGGGGACGTGAGGCTGTTGCGATACATCGGGATGGACGACTGCGGCAACGTGATCAGTCCGATGATCGTGGACGGTCAGATCCACGGTGGCATTGCGCAGGGTGTCGGCCAGGCCATGTTCGAGGATGCGGTCTACGACATGGACGGGAACCTGTTGTCGGCCTCGTTGGTGGACTACATCCTGCCTACCGCCGTCGACCTGCCTTCGTTCGAGTTGGGCCGCACGGTGACGCCCACCGATATCAACCCGCTCGGGGTGAAGGGCATCGGCGAGGCGGGCACCATCGGCGCCGCGCAGACGGTTGTCAACGCGGTGGTGGACGCCTTGGAGTCGTTGGGTGTGACCCATATCGACATGCCGTTACGCCCCCAACGGGTGTGGCAGGCGATCCAGGACGCCCAGGCGTAGGGAGGAGGAGCCCATGTATCCACGACAGTTCGACTACGAAGCGCCCTCCAGCCTGGATGAGGCGCTGGCTGCTCTCGATGCGAATCCGGGAGCCAAGGTGCTGGCCGGCGGCATGAGCCTGCTGCCGATGATGAAGATGCGGCTGCTGTCGCCCGAGATGGTGGTGGACATCGGCCGGATCGGCGGGTTGGGTGACATCACCGACAACGGTGATTCCATCTCGATCGGTGCGCTGGTGACCCATGCCGAGGTTGCGGCCAGCGGCCTGGTCCAGGACCACGGCGCGGCGCTGGCCACGGCTGCTTCCTGGACGGGTGATCGCCAGGTCCGTAACCGGGGTACGTGCTGCGGGTCGATGGTCCATGCCGATGTGGCGGCCGACCAGCCGGTTGCGGCACTTGCTCTGGGCGCCACGATGGTGGCGGCGTCGTCGGGTGGCACGCGTGAGATCGCGGCTGCCGACTTCTTCGTGGACACGTTGATGTCCGCGTTGGAGCCCGGCGAGATCCTGACCGAGATGCGGATTCCCAAGGTTGGCGCCGGCACGGGTTCGGCTTACGACAAGCTGGGCCGCCGGGGTGGTCACACGGACTATGCGGTGGCCGGCGTTGCTGCTTCGGTGACCCGTTCCAACGGTTCGGTCAGCGCGGCCACGGTGGCGGTGACCGGTGTGGGCAACCGCCCCGTTCTGGTGCCCGAGGTTGCGGACGCACTGGTCGGTTCCGACGGATCCGACGCCGCCGTCGAGGCGGCGGCCGCCCACGCGACCGCCGGGATCGATGTGCTGGAGGACCTATACGGGTCGGTCGGCTACAAGACCCACCTCGCTCAGGTGTTCGCAGCCCGCGCAGTCAAGGCAGCCCTGGCCGCAGCCGGGTAGCCCGCAAGACCGAAGAAACACAGCCCAACAGAGACCGGCCGCCCCACCAGACCCTCGGGGCGGCCGGTTCGCGTGTTGGGTGCGAGTCTGATGCAGCGTGGGTCAACTCGCTTCGCCTCGCCGGATGAGGTGTTCCCGGTGCTTCCCGGATAGGCCGCGACGAAAAGCTGTACTCGAAGCTGTGAAATAGTTGTACTCAGGATGGCGAAAAAGCCGCACTCGAGCTCGATCGGCGAACGGGCGGCATGAGATGGCACGCCGTGGGCATAGGCGCGGACGTCTCTTGGTAGGGGACGTGTATCCTCTTCTCGATGATCCCCGCCACGGTCCGAGAAGTCGCCGACGCGCTCGCCGGCCAGCGTTACATCGCCGACCGCTCGCTGGCGGTCACGATCCACCTCGCCCTGCAGATGGGCCGTCCGCTGTTCCTAGAGGGAGAGGCCGGAGTCGGCAAGACCGAGGTTGCCAAGGTGCTGGCCGCAATCCTCGATCAGCCCCTCATCCGGCTCCAGTGCTACGAGGGTCTTGACGCCGGACACGCCCTCTACGAGTGGGACTACGCCCGCCAGATGCTGGCTATCCGGCTGATCGAAGCTCGTGGCGAGGGCGGAGGGGCGGCCATCTCCGACATCATGAGCCGCGAGTACCTGATCGCCAGGCCGCTGCTAGAGGCTGTGGAGATGGCGGCCGGTGGATCCCGGCCGGTCTTGCTCATCGACGAGCTCGATCGGGCGGATGAGGAGTTCGAGGCCTACCTTCTGGAGTTGCTGTCGGACTTCCAGGTCACCATTCCGGAGGTTGGAACGGTGGCCGCCCAGGAGCCCCCTGTGGTGGTGATCACCTCCAACCGCACCCGAGAGATCCACGACGCCCTGAAACGCCGCTGCCTGTACCACTGGATCGACTATCCCAGCTTCGAGCGAGAGATGGAGATCGTCACGGCCAAGGTGCCCGGCATCGACCAAGCCCTGGCCGCCGATCTGGCCCGGGCGATGGAGAAGTTACGGGACCTGGACCTGTTCAAGCCCCCCGGGATTGCCGAGACGCTGGACTGGGCGGCCGCCCTGAACGTGCTAGGCGCGGAGGTGCTTTCGCCCGAGGCGGCCGGCGATACGCTAGGGGTCATCCTGAAGTACGAGGAGGACATCGAACGGGTACGCACGGCCGGGGTCGGGGGACTCCTCGTAGCCGGTTGATCCCTGATGACCGTCGGCGTGTTCGCTCAGAACGTGATCCACTTCGCGCGCTACCTGCGCGCCAAAGGCCTCGAGGTCGATCCGCGTACCGGCATGGAACTGCTCACCTCGGCCCACGTGTTGGGTCTCGAAGATGTTCGGGACATCAGGTGCGGGTTCCGGTCGCTGGTGGTAACCCGTCCCGATCAGCTGCCGGTGTTCGAGCAGGCGTTCGACCTGTTCTTCGGGTCGGGAGGGCGGAAGCGGCCCCCCGTGGAGGCGGAGTCCGACCGGATGGTTCAGTCCTACCTACCCGTGCTGACCTCGGCCGGCCAGCTCGACGACGAGGACACGGAGGACAGCAGCGAACAGATGGGGGCTTCTCACGCGGAGCGTCTCGGCACCCGCGACTTCGGCGAGCTGACACCCGACGAGATGGCCGAGGTGCGGAGGCTGATTTCTCGCATGGTGTGGAGACCCGCCGAAGCGCTGAGTCGCCGCTGGATGCCCGACTCGATGGGACGCCGCCCCGACATGCGGAGGACCCTGCGGAATGCGGTCGGTCCCCGCGGCGAGCTGCTGGAGATGGAGTTCCGATCCCGCCGGCCTCGCCGGCGTCCGCTGGTGATCATCGCGGACGTGAGCGGATCGATGGAGAAGTACGTGGAACTGCTGCTGTACTTCGCCCACTCGGCCCCGGCACGGATGGGCCGGGTCGAGACCTTCGTGTTCTCCACCCGGCTGACCCGCATAACCCACGAGCTGCGCAGGCGGGATCCGGCCATGGCGCTCCGGCTGGTGGCAGGCCGCGTGCACGACTGGTCGGGCGGCACGCGGATCGGAGAGGCTCTGGCAACCTACAATCGGCTCTGGAGTCGACGGGTGGCTAGAGGTGGTCCGATCGGAATTATCATCAGCGACGGATGGGACCGTGGAGATCCCGAACTGCTGAGCCAGGAGATGGCGCGGTTCTCGCGCTCCGTCCATCGAACCATCTGGCTGAATCCCCTGGCCGGCCGCAAGGGGTACTCGCCGGAGACCCGAGGGCTTAAGGCGGCGTTGCCGTACGTGGACGACTTCCTGCCCGCCGCCCGGCTGGTGGATCTAGGTGGGGTCATCCGGCTGTTGGAGTCGATACCTCCCCACCCGAACCAGGCCGCAAGACGAACATCTAGGCGAGGAGCCCGGGCATCATGAAGGATGAGCTGAGTGTCTACAACCGATGGATCGAGGAAGGGAAGCAGGTCGCGGTGGCGACCGTGGTGCGGGTCAAGGGTTCGGCTCCCCGGCCCGAGGGCGCCAAGTTCCTGGTGTCGTCCGACGGTGACATGGAGGGCTCGGTCAGCGGGGGATGCGTCGAGAACGACGTGTTCCTGCACGCCCAGGAGGTGCTCGCTACGGGAGAGCCTCGCCTGGTGACCTACGGCATCGCCGACGAAGACGCCTTCGAGGTAGGCCTGGCTTGTGGAGGGACCATCCAGGTGCTGGTAGAGAAATGGTGAGGACCCAGTTGGAGGCGGTCCGTAGCCTCGTCGAGAACGAGCGGCTGGGGGCGGTCATAACCGTGGTCGAGGGTCCCGCCACCGGCGCCAAGGCGGTGCTGGATCGGGCGGACGGGCTGGTGGCCGGGAGCATCCCCGGCGAGATACTCGATGCTGTAATGGCTGATGCGGCCAGCCTGATGGACCGTGAGCAGAACCGTACCCTCGGATACGGGGAGCACGAGGTCTACATCGAAACGGTGGCGCCCCAGCCCCGGCTCCTGATCATCGGTGCCGTTCACATCGCGCAGGAGCTCTGCCGGATTGCCCATAGCCTGGGCTTCAGGGTCGTCGTCACCGACTCCCGTCCGTTCTTCACCACGCCCGAGCGCTTTCCAGAGGCGCACCAGGTGATCGTCGGGTGGCCGGGAGAGATCGAGGACCAGTTGGACATCGACCGTCGGACCTATGTGGTGATGCTCAGCCATGACGCCCGGTTCGAGGATCCGATGCTGCCCCTCGTCCTACCCAGTGAAGTCAGATACATCGGGGTGATGGGAAGTCGCCGCACCCACCGGAAGCGGGTGGAACGGCTGCGCAAGGCTGGATTCCCCGACGACCAGATCGCTCGGATCCGCGGACCGGTCGGCCTCGACATCGGCGCCGAGCAACCCGGTGAGGTGGCCATATCCATCCTGGCTGAGATGATCCAGGTCCGGTACGGGTCGGGTACCGGGGAGTCTCTCGTCGGGCGGAAGGGCCGTGTCCACCTTCAACGCACGGAGGATGCCGGCGACCTATGACCGTTCCTGGTCGGGTTCCGTCCAACCGTCAACGCTCGTTCGCCTGGTCATGATGACTGCGGCGCTCGTCCTGGCAGGAGGTGAGTCGAGGCGCTTCGGCCGCCCCAAACAGCTCGCCGACTGGAGAGGGAAGCCGCTCCTGGCGCACGTGGTGGCCCAGGTGCAGGGTTGGCCGCAGGTGGGCGCGGTCTACGTGGTGCTGGGCGCCCGTGCCGAGCAGATCATGCAGACGGTCGATCTCGGCGATGCCGCGGTCATAGAGAACCTCGAGTGGCAGGAGGGGATGGGTTCGTCGCTACGGGTCGGACTGGACTTCCTGATCGGCGAGCGTTCGGTCGATCAGGCCCTGGTGGTGCTAGCGGACCAACCGAACGTGCCCGGTGACGTCGTGCCGAGGCTTCTCGAGGCCCGGAGGCGCTCCCGGCGACCGGTTGTCATTCCCCGATACCGGTTTACGCGCGGACATCCGGTGCTGGTCCATCGTTCGCTGTGGCCCGCCCTGATTACCGGGCTGAGCGGTGACCGGGGGGCCCGCAATCTCTTCCTGGCCCATCCCGAATGGGTGGAGGAGGTGCGGGTGGAAGCCATTCCTCCCGGCGACGTCGACACGCCCGAGGATCTCCGCCGCATCGACAGATCCTGACAGCCAGGCCACGTCGCGACGCGCTAGCCCGGTTGCCCCGATCTTCATGGATGGGGGTTTGCAGGCCGAGTGGGGTGAAGCCTCGGACGCCTGGCCGGGGTCAGCGATCTCGACGGCTCCGATCGGGTCTATCCTCTCGGGATAACGCGCGGAGGATGTCAGATGATCATCGTCATGAAGTCGGGGGCTTCACAAGAACACATCGACAAGGTGGTGCGACGCCTGGTTGAGATCGGATGCGAAGCCCACATCTCGGTGGGACAGGTCCGTACTGTCATCGGGGCGATCGGGGATCGAGAGGTGATCCAGCAACAGCCGTGGCTGGCCATGCCCGGAGTGGAGCGGGCGGTACCGGTGCTGAAGCCGTACAAGTTCGTTTCCCGTGAGTTCCAGCCCGAGGACACGGTCATAAAGGTAAGAAGCGCCCAGATCGGAGGCGGGGTTTTCGCTCCGATCGCCGGTCCATGTGCGGTCGAGACCCGGGACCAGCTGTTCGAGACCGCCGAAGCGGTGCTCGAAGCGGGCGCCACCATCCTGCGGGGGGATGCCTTCAAGCCCCGGACTAGCCCCTTCTCCTTCCAGGGCCTGGCGGAGGACGGTCTTCAGCTCCTGACGGAGGCCCGTGAGGAGTTCGGCCTGCCGTTCGTCGCGGAGGTCCTTGACCCGCGGGAGGTGGACCTGGTCGCCGGCTACGCCGACATGTTGCGAATCGGCACCAGGAATATGGCGAACTTCGCGCTGCTCTCGGAAGTAGGCCGGGTCCACAAGCCGGTGCTGCTCAAGCGTGGGTTCACGGCCACTATCGATGAATGGCTCAACGCCGCCGAGTACATATACAAGGAAGGGAATCACGAAGTCGTCCTGGTGGAGCGGGGGATCCGGACCTTCGAGACCGCCACCCGGAACACGCTCGACATCTCGGCGGCGCCGGTCATCAAGCATATGTCCCACCTGCCGGTGATCATCGATCCCTCACACTCGTCAGGACGACGCCACCTGGTTGCCCCGCTGGCTCGTGCCGCCATAGCCGTGGGTTCCGATGGGTTCATCGTGGATGTGCATCCCAATCCCGAGACCGCTCAGGTCGACGGTGATCAGGCTTTGCTACCGGGCGAATTCGCCGAGCTGATGGACCAGATGCGAAACCTGGCCGCAGCTCTCGACGTCACCATATAGCTGACCAGAAGTCCGGATGCGTCGCGCCGCAATCTTCGGCACGGGGTTGATCGGGGCCTCGCTCGGCATGGCCCTGCGGCGGGTCGGCTGGACAGTCGCCGGGTGGGACCCCGACCCGACAGCGCTGGAAGTGGCAACCGAACGCGGCGCGGTAGATGACCCGTGCGAGCGGCGGGAGGACGCTCTGGAGGGATCGGACCTGGTGGTTCTGGCCGGTCCCCTCACCGCCACCCTCGAGACCCTGCCGGGCCTGCGCACCGACGCCTTGGTAACGGATGTGGCCGGTGTCAAGGGTCCGGTAGTCGATGCACGACCGGTGGGTTTGCGAATGGTGGCCGGGCATCCGATGGCGGGTCTCGAGCAGGCCGGTCCGGCCGCGGCCTCGCCCTCTCTCTTCAAAGGCGCCGCCTGGGTCATCTGTCCGGATAAGGCTGTTGCGGACGATGTCGAGACCCTGGAATCGATAGTCGAGTCGGTAGGCGCCATACCGTACCGGCTTCCGGCTGCCGAGCACGACCGGGTGGTGGCCGACATCTCGCACCTTCCCCAGGTACTCGCCGTCTCGTTGATCAACCTGATCACGCGCCAGGACCCGGCCGCGACACGCCTGGTGGCCGGTTCGTTCCGCGACCTGACCCGGGTGGCCGCCTCCGAGCCGCGCTGGTGGCCGGAGGTCCTGGCCGCCAACGAGGGCAACCTCAGCGACTCCATCGAACGGCTGATGAGCCTGCTCGAAGAGGTTCGTCAGGAGGTGGCGCATGGTGATTCCGGTCCGCTGACCGCCCGGATCGAAGAGGCCAGGAGCAGGCGGCAGGCCATGGCGCCCCCGGTGGTGAGGGTAGGAGTGGTGCTCCAGGACCGTCCGGGCGAGATCGCCAAGGTGGGGCGGGCACTGGAGCGGAGTGGCGTGGACGTCCGCGACCTCCAGCTCCGCCATGCCCTCCACGGGGGAGGCGGCATCCTGACGCTGTCCGTACGACCGGCGGAGGCGGACGTGCTACGCGCCGCGTTGCTGGAGGCGGACTTCTCGCTGGAGTAGTCGGCCCAAGGCAAACGAAGGTGGCTCTGGTCCGTTCACAGCGGCAGTTCTCGGCGGGCCTGTTCGAGGCCTTGCGCGGCCGGGGGCCTCGGGCATGGCTTTCCTCGGTGCGTTCCAGAAGTCCTGGGAGTGGTTGCGTCGAATGAGGTCGGGTAGCCCCTCAGGTGGAGACGAGATGGGCCGTGGCTTGGGGTTCCGGGACGAGGTCTCCATTCGCCCGGAGCATCTCGATGTGATAGCCGACGGCTTCACGGATCAGGGACTCCGTCTCCTCCAAGGTGTCGCCGGCGGCGATACATCCCGGCAGGTCCGGAACGTATGCGCCGTAGCCGTTGCCGGTTCGTTCGATGACCGCGATGTAGCTCGTCATAGGGACCCTTTCTCGAGGCCGGCTTGCTTGACGATGCTGGCTCTCATGTCCGGCGAGAGGTCTTTGCCCATGTGCCCGGCAATCGTAACGGTGCCTGGCTTGTCCGGGTGGTTGTACTGGCGGTGACTTCCGCGGGTCCGCACGAGGTACCAACCATCGCGCTTGACCACTCGGATCGCGTCTCTAACTTTCGGCGGCATATCCGAGCTCCCACGAGTGGTCTGCGAAGTTGAGTACATATCCGTACATTTGTTCATATGCTAAAATATGGGTGTGACATAAACAGACCGATACATTTCTTGATCGTTATATGATTTACAGAATCATGTCTTTGATGAGCACAGCTCTGGGACACCGCGGAGCCGCTGCCGGAAACCTGCCGACCAACCACGCAGAAGCTCCGGCTCCGTAGCGCCTCCTAGACTCCGCGGACTATGGAGACCATCCGGGTGGCCGGGGCTCAGATCAACCTCCGGGTCGGCGACCTCGCCTATAACGAAGGCCGGATTCGGGACGCGATGAACTGGGCGGAGGCAGAGGGCGCTGACGTACTGCTCCTGCCCGAACTGGCCATTCCCGGCTATCCACCCGAGGATCTGGTGATCCGAAAGGGTTTCGTGGACGCCAACCTGGGGGTGCTGGAGCGGCTCGCCGGCCATGCCGGGTCCACCGTCACGGTGGTGGGATTCGTGGATCGGGTACCGCCCGCCGGTCCGGTGTCCACCGGTCGTGACTCCTGTCCGGTAGCGAATGCAGCAGCCTTACTCCACCGAGGTCAGATCAAGGGGATCTACAACAAGGTTCTGTTACCCAACTACGGCGTGTTCGACGAGGAACGCTACTTCGTGGCCGGCTCCGCGCCGGGGGCGGTCTGGAACGTGGGCGGCGTGGTGGTGGGAGTCTCCATATGTGAGGACATTTGGGTGCCCGATGGACCACCCTCCGCTCAGGTCGCGGCGGGAGCCCGGCTGCTTCTCAACATCAACGGATCGCCCTTCCACGTCTCGAAGGACGCGGAGCGGGTTCGCCATATCGAACGGGAAGCTGTCAGCGCCCGGGTACCCGTGGTCTATCTCAATCTGGTGGGCGGGCAGGATGAGCTGGTCTTCGATGGCGGGTCGATCGTGATGGACGGGGAAGGTTCCATCCAGTACCGGGCCCAGCGCTTCGAGGAGGACCTGTTCGTGGTCGACGTCGAGGTGGGTGATCCGGCCGGCGAGCAGGCGGAGGCACCCGCAGCCCGGGCCGACTCGTTGCGCCAGGGTTCCGGACTCCGGTCCTCCGGCCCCGCTCCTGCCGCGGAACCCATCGAGCTCATCTACCGAGCGCTCGTGCTCGGGCTGGGCGACTACGTGAGGAAGAACGGCTTCTCGAAGGTGGTGGTGGGCCTCTCAGGAGGCATCGACTCGGCGCTGACGGCCGTGGTCGCCGTCGATGCGCTCGGTCGGGATTCGGTCCGGGGCGTCACGATGCCCTCCGAGTTCAGCTCCCAGGGATCGGTACGTGACTCCGAGGAGCTGGCGCGCCGGCTTGGAATCCGTCTTGATCGTATCGCCATCGGCGACCTGTTCGACGGATACCGGGACGCGCTCGAAGCCGTGTTCGCGAGCAGCGAGTTCGGGGTCGCGGAGGAGAACCTCCAGCCCCGGATCCGCGGCACCCTGCTGATGGGCATATCCAACAAGCACAACGAGATGGTCATCGCCACCGGAAACAAGTCCGAGATGGCGGTGGGCTATGCGACGCTGTACGGCGACATGGCGGGCGGCTATGCGGTGCTGAAGGATGTCTTCAAGACCACCGTCTACGAGCTGGCCGATTGGCGCAACCGCGCCCGAGAGGTGATCCCCGAAGAGATAATCCGGAAGCCGCCGTCCGCCGAACTGAGGCCCGGCCAACTCGATACCGATAGCCTCCCGCCCTACGAGGTGCTCGATCAGGTGCTCGCCGCCTACATCGAGGAGGATCGCTCCATCGATGCGATAGTGGATGCCGGGTTCGACCGGGACATCGTCACCCGGGTCGCGGCCATGGTGGATCGCAACGAGTACAAGCGGCGCCAATCCCCACCGGGAGTGAAGATAACCCCCAAGGCGTTCGGGCGGGATCGCCGCCTGCCGATCACCAACGGATGGCGGGGTGGTTGACCAGGTCTTTGCCCGGCATCGCATGGTCCGGGGGGTTCGAGTCGCCTAAGTGTGTCAATATCGCACCGGACAGGGTTAGCCTTTGGCTGGAAGGCGATCAGGGACTGATGCGATGATGGCTGTTCGAAGGGCCGTACCGGTTGTCGCGGTTGTCCTGGCGCTCGCCGCCTGCGGCGGGGATGACTCGACGTCCGAAACGACTGCGGCTCCGACAGGCGCATCGCCGACCACCAGCACCGCGGTCACCGAGATGGTGGAGACCGGTGCCGATACCTCCGTCACCGCGGTAACTGCCGCAGAGGACGCTGTCGAGCCGGAGGGTGAGGGCGACTCTCAGGAGGAGGGGCCGGACACGACCTTGCCACCGGCCATCCCACCGTACGAGGTGATACACCGTCTCATCGTCGATGATCGCACCACCCTCGTGATCCTGGTCGAGCCCGGCGCCTATTCCACCGTCCAGTTGGAGAACCTGGTCTACGACATCGTGGATACATATTCCCCCAATACGGCCATCGTCGTGGACGACCGGGCGGCCGCCGACCTGGCCATCGAGGACGATCTGACCACCGAGGAGCAGTCGACCCTCGACGATCGGACGTTTCTCCGGATCGAAAACGGAGTTGACGTCACGTTCCACGGGCCGTATGCCGATGCCGGGGGCATGACAGTCGGTAGCTAGCCAATCGTGGTCGGTCTGTGCGGCGGTCGGCGTGCTCTGGACCGCCATCGACGCCTCTGGCTGCGTCCTGCCTCCTCAACGTACCCTGCGGGTACGCCTTCGTCAGCAAGTCCTTGCCACAGACGCCGCTGGCGGCGCCATATCCCACCGCCACCCCACAGACTGACCACGGGACCCGCGATTACCTACGAACGCGCATAGCGTGAACACGCCCTAGTGTCCTGAGTCTTCGGCCACCGCGTTCCATGACCGCCGCCGCCGGACGCAGGCCGGCCGCGGGACAAAGGGGTTGAAAGCTTCACAAACCCGTCGCATACTGTCCGGCAGTCAGAAGCACCACCGGTTTCTGCTTTCGACGTCGAGGGGACCGGATCTGGGTTCAATTCGGGAGCGACCCCGGTTGGGGATGGCGGGACGCGCTCGGCCCGAAGGAGGTGGTGGCTGGGGGATGGGCCCGCCGGGGAGGGCGTGTTCGCGCGTTTTTCGCGTTCTCGATGCCTGGGGTGTGGGTAACGAGCTATCGAATCAGGACGGTAGTTCCAAGGACACCTAGTACATCGTCAGCGCGCCGCTCACGTTGATGGTGGCGCCACTGACGAAACTGGCGTGTTCGGAAGCCAGGAAGGCCACCACCCGGGCCAACTCCTCGGGTCGTCCCATCCGCCCCAGTGGGCATTGCTCGACTCCGGCCGCCACGATTTCGGGGGGAGCGTCAATGTGCTGCATGGGCGTGTCTACCTGCCCGGGCGCCACGCAGTTCACCAGAATGTCATGAGGACCGTAGGCCCGGGCAAACCCCCGGGTCATGGAGACCACGCCCCCCTTACTGGCCACGTAGATGTGGCTGCCATGCACCGGTCCGGTCAGCCAAGCTCCGGACGTGAAGTTGATGATGCGCCCCCCTCTGCCGGTGGCGATCATCGCCTCTCCAACCGCCTTGTTGAGAAAGAATGACCCCTTCAGGTTCACATCCAGCTGAGCGTCCCAGTCCTCCTCGGTCACATCTCCCAAATCCTTGCGCCTCAGGTACGCCGCCACATGAGCCAGCACCCACAGAGGGCCCAGCCTCGCTTCGATTCCGGCCACCATCGTCGGCATCGATCCGCTGTCAGCCAGATCGAAGACCAGCGGCAGATGTCTCCCGGGGTCCTCCAGTTCCGCCACCACCTCCCGCACCGTTTCCTGAACGTCCAATGCCGCCACCCGGGCGCCCAGGGTGGCCATGACCTGGGCGGTCGCCCTACCGATGCCGCTCGCCGCTCCGGTCACCAGCACTACCCGGTCTTGGAGACCTGCGCCGAGCGACCAATCCTGTGCAGTCATACCGGTCCCCATCCGTCGGCGGTTTCTTCGGACCCGAAGCCCGAGATCATTTCGGCGGGCATCTGGA
This genomic window from bacterium contains:
- a CDS encoding XdhC/CoxI family protein encodes the protein MVRTQLEAVRSLVENERLGAVITVVEGPATGAKAVLDRADGLVAGSIPGEILDAVMADAASLMDREQNRTLGYGEHEVYIETVAPQPRLLIIGAVHIAQELCRIAHSLGFRVVVTDSRPFFTTPERFPEAHQVIVGWPGEIEDQLDIDRRTYVVMLSHDARFEDPMLPLVLPSEVRYIGVMGSRRTHRKRVERLRKAGFPDDQIARIRGPVGLDIGAEQPGEVAISILAEMIQVRYGSGTGESLVGRKGRVHLQRTEDAGDL
- a CDS encoding nucleotidyltransferase family protein, coding for MPATYDRSWSGSVQPSTLVRLVMMTAALVLAGGESRRFGRPKQLADWRGKPLLAHVVAQVQGWPQVGAVYVVLGARAEQIMQTVDLGDAAVIENLEWQEGMGSSLRVGLDFLIGERSVDQALVVLADQPNVPGDVVPRLLEARRRSRRPVVIPRYRFTRGHPVLVHRSLWPALITGLSGDRGARNLFLAHPEWVEEVRVEAIPPGDVDTPEDLRRIDRS
- the aroF gene encoding 3-deoxy-7-phosphoheptulonate synthase, yielding MIIVMKSGASQEHIDKVVRRLVEIGCEAHISVGQVRTVIGAIGDREVIQQQPWLAMPGVERAVPVLKPYKFVSREFQPEDTVIKVRSAQIGGGVFAPIAGPCAVETRDQLFETAEAVLEAGATILRGDAFKPRTSPFSFQGLAEDGLQLLTEAREEFGLPFVAEVLDPREVDLVAGYADMLRIGTRNMANFALLSEVGRVHKPVLLKRGFTATIDEWLNAAEYIYKEGNHEVVLVERGIRTFETATRNTLDISAAPVIKHMSHLPVIIDPSHSSGRRHLVAPLARAAIAVGSDGFIVDVHPNPETAQVDGDQALLPGEFAELMDQMRNLAAALDVTI
- a CDS encoding prephenate dehydrogenase/arogenate dehydrogenase family protein translates to MRRAAIFGTGLIGASLGMALRRVGWTVAGWDPDPTALEVATERGAVDDPCERREDALEGSDLVVLAGPLTATLETLPGLRTDALVTDVAGVKGPVVDARPVGLRMVAGHPMAGLEQAGPAAASPSLFKGAAWVICPDKAVADDVETLESIVESVGAIPYRLPAAEHDRVVADISHLPQVLAVSLINLITRQDPAATRLVAGSFRDLTRVAASEPRWWPEVLAANEGNLSDSIERLMSLLEEVRQEVAHGDSGPLTARIEEARSRRQAMAPPVVRVGVVLQDRPGEIAKVGRALERSGVDVRDLQLRHALHGGGGILTLSVRPAEADVLRAALLEADFSLE
- a CDS encoding type II toxin-antitoxin system HicB family antitoxin produces the protein MTSYIAVIERTGNGYGAYVPDLPGCIAAGDTLEETESLIREAVGYHIEMLRANGDLVPEPQATAHLVST
- a CDS encoding type II toxin-antitoxin system HicA family toxin; protein product: MPPKVRDAIRVVKRDGWYLVRTRGSHRQYNHPDKPGTVTIAGHMGKDLSPDMRASIVKQAGLEKGSL